A genome region from Magnolia sinica isolate HGM2019 chromosome 8, MsV1, whole genome shotgun sequence includes the following:
- the LOC131252849 gene encoding laccase-17-like, which produces MALLQASGPMAALLLVLSTMFLFPELGHADHAGITRHYKFDIRLQNVTRLCHSKSIVTVNGQFPGPKIVAREGDRVVVKVVNHVQNNITLHWHGVRQLRSGWADGPAYVTQCPIQTGQTYVYNFTIIGQRGTLFWHAHISWMRSTIYGPIVILPKRGVPYPFIKPYKEVPIIFGEWFNADTEAIITQALQTGAGPNVSDAYTINGLPGPLYNCSARDTFKLSVEPGKTYLLRLINAALNDELFFSIANHTLTIVDVDAIYVKPFDTDILLITPGQTTNVLLKTKPHYPNATFFMSARPYATGNGTFDNSTTVGLLEYQRPNSSNTVGMNKLPLFRPSLPPLNDTSFATNYTNRLRSLANAQFPANVPQTVDRRFFFTVGLGTHPCPKNQTCQGPNGNKFAASVNNVSFVLPTTALLQAHFFGQSNGIYNANFPNNPLIPFNYTGTPPNNTMVRNGTKVVVLPFNASIELVMQDTSILGAESHPLHLHGFNFFVVGQGFGNYNPNKDPSNFNLVDPVERNTVGVPSGGWVAIRFQADNPGVWFMHCHLEVHTSWGLKMAWVVLDGKLPNQKLPPPPSDLPKC; this is translated from the exons atggctctTCTTCAAGCATCAGGTCCCATGGCTGCATTGCTTCTTGTATTGAGTACCATGTTCCTCTTCCCTGAGCTCGGACATGCCGATCATGCAGGCATTACCAGGCACTACAAGTTCGAC ATTCGGCTGCAAAATGTGACGCGCCTGTGCCACTCGAAGAGTATCGTGACCGTCAATGGCCAGTTTCCAGGGCCGAAGATCGTAGCAAGAGAAGGTGATAGGGTCGTTGTTAAGGTGGTTAACCATGTTCAGAACAATATCACCCTGCATTG GCATGGAGTTCGACAACTCAGGAGTGGATGGGCAGATGGACCTGCATACGTGACCCAGTGCCCCATTCAAACTGGCCAAACCTACGTCTACAACTTCACCATTATTGGCCAAAGGGGTACCCTCTTTTGGCATGCACACATCTCGTGGATGAGATCGACCATCTACGGTCCCATCGTGATCCTCCCCAAGCGCGGCGTCCCTTACCCATTCATCAAACCATACAAGGAAGTCCCAATCATCTTCG GCGAGTGGTTTAATGCAGACACTGAGGCCATCATTACACAGGCTCTACAGACTGGGGCTGGCCCAAACGTCTCGGATGCATACACTATCAATGGCCTCCCTGGTCCCTTGTACAACTGCTCTGCAAGAG ATACATTCAAGCTGAGTGTGGAGCCTGGGAAGACTTATCTCCTCCGTCTGATTAACGCTGCACTCAATGATGAGCTCTTCTTCAGCATCGCCAACCACACCCTCACCATCGTCGACGTCGATGCCATTTACGTTAAGCCCTTTGATACCGACATACTCCTCATCACACCAGGCCAAACCACAAACGTCCTCCTAAAGACCAAACCACATTACCCAAATGCCACATTCTTCATGTCGGCCCGACCCTATGCGACAGGCAATGGCACATTTGACAACTCCACAACCGTCGGATTACTTGAATACCAAAGACCCAATTCATCAAACACTGTTGGCATGAACAAACTCCCACTCTTCAGGCCATCCCTTCCACCTCTGAATGACACTTCCTTCGCCACTAACTACACCAATAGACTGCGTAGCCTCGCCAATGCACAATTCCCCGCCAATGTCCCTCAGACGGTTGATAGGCGGTTCTTCTTCACGGTCGGCCTTGGGACCCATCCATGCCCCAAGAACCAAACATGCCAAGGGCCCAACGGCAACAAGTTCGCCGCATCTGTCAACAACGTCTCGTTTGTCCTGCCGACCACAGCCCTCCTACAGGCCCACTTCTTCGGGCAATCCAATGGCATCTACAATGCTAACTTCCCAAATAACCCTCTAATCCCATTTAATTACACGGGTACCCCTCCGAACAACACGATGGTCAGAAATGGCACTAAGGTGGTGGTGCTTCCATTCAATGCGAGCATTGAGCTAGTGATGCAGGACACTAGCATTCTCGGAGCGGAGAGTCACCCTCTCCATCTCCATGGTTTCAATTTCTTCGTTGTCGGGCAAGGCTTCGGAAACTACAACCCCAACAAGGATCCCTCTAACTTCAATCTCGTCGACCCCGTCGAGAGGAATACCGTCGGAGTTCCGTCAGGTGGTTGGGTCGCCATCCGCTTCCAAGCAGACAATCCAG GTGTATGGTTCATGCACTGCCACCTGGAAGTCCACACCAGCTGGGGCCTGAAGATGGCGTGGGTCGTCTTGGACGGGAAGCTACCCAATCAGAAGCTACCACCTCCACCTTCCGATCTTCCCAAGTGTTGA